In one Apostichopus japonicus isolate 1M-3 chromosome 18, ASM3797524v1, whole genome shotgun sequence genomic region, the following are encoded:
- the LOC139958967 gene encoding uncharacterized protein, which translates to MTDITPTRGINDTLQSLKTTESPFRLNHPGGFPVWTEEGLRQVVLSQKLRLGLSFVALLFNVVVLLIQVKLKTFRRTKYLFGLSLNVADLVFAISVLLETGFYLSNRTPIPSFLGALIAASNLQAFLSIIAVALDRYLALCMFPLNYKYIITTKTYGVVIGIICGVSLSYGCLTTRIFSVGDPFALLLHSLSTSLLILISLTLYVLVGISLLRSFRKLRLPQSVRKTRLRQTKRIMLAFGLILLTNDVCIIPESYFGFWLFLQPPYERYGLMSNIIIANWFYTTRTLNSAINPLIYWWQFLWREFFSEDSLRSNFPILRRDCSNDAKNPSEEAAGPHGTSLTNC; encoded by the coding sequence ATGACGGATATAACACCAACACGGGGCATCAACGACACGTTGCAAAGTTTAAAGACGACGGAATCACCATTTCGCCTTAATCATCCCGGCGGCTTTCCAGTTTGGACAGAGGAAGGATTGCGTCAAGTGGTCTTATCACAAAAGTTACGTCTCGGTCTATCGTTCGTAGCATTGCTATTCAATGTTGTTGTTCTCTTGATTcaagtcaaattaaaaaccttCCGGAGAACCAAATATCTGTTCGGTTTGTCTCTCAACGTCGCGGATTTGGTATTTGCTATATCTGTTCTGCTTGAGACAGGTTTCTATCTCTCAAACAGAACACCGATCCCATCGTTCCTTGGAGCTTTGATAGCGGCATCGAATTTACAAGCGTTTCTGTCCATAATCGCTGTAGCGCTTGACCGATATTTAGCCCTCTGTATGTTTCCTCTGAACTATAAATACATCATTACAACAAAGACATATGGCGTCGTGATAGGCATAATTTGCGGCGTTTCTTTGTCCTACGGTTGTCTCACTACCAGGATTTTTAGCGTTGGTGACCCGTTTGCTCTTCTGTTACACAGCCTGAGTACCTCCTTGCTGATTCTGATTTCTTTGACTTTATACGTCCTCGTGGGAATCTCACTACTACGATCGTTTCGAAAGCTCCGCCTCCCTCAGTCGGTAAGGAAGACGAGATTACGTCAGACGAAACGAATCATGTTAGCATTCGGTCTTATTCTTCTAACAAACGACGTTTGTATTATACCCGAAAGTTATTTTGGATTTTGGTTATTTCTTCAACCTCCTTACGAAAGATACGGCCTGATGTCAAATATCATCATTGCGAATTGGTTCTATACAACTCGGACTTTAAATTCAGCTATAAACCCGCTTATATACTGGTGGCAATTTTTATGGCGAGAATTCTTTTCTGAGGACTCCCTGCGATCGAATTTCCCGATTTTACGCAGAGACTGCTCAAACGACGCAAAGAATCCGAGTGAAGAGGCAGCAGGTCCACATGGTACCTCTTTAACGAATTGTTAA
- the LOC139958856 gene encoding uncharacterized protein: MAETTPTLLTDITETFRNFTWTNETEEAGDGLQPGGLPPGWTLENKLYVDFLLRMRLWLGFIGLVSNVMAFVIQIKLKSYRKTHFMFGFVLTVSEMFHIFAMLTETYYYYNGIIIIPKVYQAIALATSLLALFAIIGVGVDRYMALCAFPFKYKIIVTVKRYAAVIVGLTAISILYGFVFTHIFSSDAALVPRRIFIVVSVLLSISTLTYIGLFFSLVRAFRNTKLGDSIKKVRMQQTKRLLFAFSLILITNGICYLPHSINALFISLQPFDQRYGLLTTIKTGNWLYNIRVLNSTFNPLIYWSNVLVREMKWPSCFKERGKKSKPAISSISRTQTKNK; the protein is encoded by the coding sequence ATGGCCGAAACAACACCAACGCTCTTGACGGACATCACTGAGACGTTTCGGAACTTCACTTGGACCAATGAAACCGAGGAAGCCGGCGATGGATTACAGCCCGGAGGACTACCGCCTGGATGGACATTGGAAAACAAACTCTATGTGGACTTTCTCCTGAGGATGAGACTATGGTTAGGTTTTATTGGACTTGTTAGCAACGTTATGGCTTTCGTAATACAGATTAAACTCAAAAGTTACCGCAAAACTCACTTTATGTTTGGTTTTGTTCTGACAGTATCTGAAATGTTTCACATATTTGCAATGCTGACAGAGACCTATTATTACTACAATGGCATTATAATTATTCCAAAGGTTTATCAAGCGATCGCCTTAGCAACGAGCCTTCTGGCTTTGTTTGCAATCATAGGTGTAGGTGTTGATCGCTATATGGCTCTGTGTGCGTTTCCcttcaaatataaaatcatagtGACCGTCAAAAGATACGCAGCTGTGATCGTTGGGTTAACAGCCATCTCCATACTCTACGGTTTTGTGTTTACGCATATTTTCTCAAGCGACGCGGCTCTAGTGCCGCGGCGTATTTTTATTGTTGTAAGTGTTTTGCTCTCCATTTCAACGTTGACGTACATTGGTCTCTTTTTCTCATTGGTACGAGCATTCAGGAACACCAAACTGGGTGACTCAATCAAGAAGGTTAGAATGCAACAAACCAAACGGCTGTTGTTCGCGTTTAGTCTAATACTGATAACAAACGGTATTTGCTATTTACCTCATAGCATCAACGCGTTGTTTATATCACTTCAGCCGTTCGATCAGCGTTACGGTTTATTAACAACTATCAAAACTGGTAACTGGTTATACAACATCCGGGTACTTAACTCGACATTCAATCCGCTTATCTACTGGTCAAACGTCCTGGTGCGTGAAATGAAATGGCCAAGTTGCTttaaggaaagaggaaagaaaagcAAGCCAGCAATTTCATCCATCAGCCGTACgcaaactaaaaataaataa
- the LOC139958349 gene encoding probable serine carboxypeptidase CPVL isoform X2 translates to MKVVTPILLVLLFACVTVSARRGPLRHMFPKNMPKYVKEGEDPGKPLFLTPYIKEGKTQEAQNLSRVGSLDGTSVVSYAGFFTVNSTYNSNMYFWFVPAETNPSTAPILLWLQGGPGGSSLFGLFIENGPFSVTKDGKLKERQWAWTKKYSMIYIDNPVGTGFSFTDNDAGYANNEDDVAVNLYSALTQFFQVFPEYQKNDFYASGESYAGKYVPAIGAKIHEENPTAKLKINFRGVLIGDGLCDPLSMFPAYPELMYQTSQIDETQKKVAEQYVQEGVDHIKKGEWLMAFEVYDRFIGLGGKIPSFWENATGGTDHFNFLRSQSPVEFNYYGPYLAKGAVRKAIHVGNLTYNDGAKVEEHLLEDVAQSVRDKVIILANNYKTLFYSGQLDVIVGTTLTESFLAGLEWKGQAEYQKAKRVVWKVSPSNVEVAGYARNASGLFQVVVRGGGHILPYDQPLRTFDMVDRFITGRPFHP, encoded by the exons ATGAAGGTTGTGACGCCAATTCTACTGGTGCTGCTCTTTGCCTGTGTCACTGTTTCTGCACGTAGGGGACCACTTAGACATATGTTTCCAAAGAATATGCCCAAATATGTGAAAGAGGGAGAAGACCCCGGCAAACCTCTTTTCTTGACTCCTTACATCAAAGAGGGGAAAACTCAAGAAG CTCAAAACCTGAGTCGAGTCGGTTCGTTAGATGGAACCTCCGTGGTCAGTTATGCAG GATTCTTCACTGTCAATTCCACCTACAACAGTAACATGTACTTCTGGTTTGTCCCAGCAGAA ACAAACCCGTCAACTGCACCCATCCTCTTGTGGCTGCAAGGTGGCCCGGGCGGCTCATCTCTCTTTGGACTCTTCATTGAAAATGGGCCTTTCTCTGTCACAAAAGATGGCAAAT TGAAAGAGAGACAGTGGGCTTGGACAAAGAAGTATTCCATGATATACATCGATAATCCT GTGGGCACAGGGTTCAGTTTTACAGACAACGACGCTGGGTATGCTAACAATGAAGATGATGTAGCGGTCAACCTCTACAG TGCCTTAACTCAGTTCTTCCAAGTGTTTCCTGAGTATCAGAAGAATGACTTCTATGCCTCAGGAGAG TCCTACGCTGGGAAATACGTCCCTGCCATCGGAGCCAAGATCCACGAGGAGAATCCCACGGCCAAGCTGAAGATTAATTTTAGAGGCGTTCTAATTGGGGATGGTCTTTGCGATCCATTATct ATGTTCCCAGCCTATCCCGAACTGATGTACCAGACGTCACAGATCGACGAGACTCAGAAGAAAGTAGCCGAACAGTACGTTCAGGAGGGAGTCGATCACATTAAAAAGGGAGAATGGTTGATGGCTTTTGAG GTTTACGATAGATTCATTGGACTGGGAGGTAAGATACCATCCTTCTGGGAAAATGCGACCGGTGGCACCGACCATTTTAACTTTCTGAGATCTCAG TCACCCGTTGAGTTCAACTACTACGGCCCCTATCTCGCAAAGGGCGCTGTGCGAAAGGCAATCCACGTCGGAAATCTGACATACAACGATGGGGCAAAAGTCGAGGAGCATCTACTAGAAGATGTAGCTCAGTCTGTACGAGATAAAGTTATTATCCTGGCTAATAATTACAAG ACGCTGTTCTACAGTGGTCAGTTGGACGTGATTGTAGGTACTACTCTGACGGAGTCATTCTTGGCTGGTTTAGAGTGGAAAGGCCAAGCAGAGTATCAAAAGGCCAAGAGGGTTGTGTGGAAGGTCAGTCCCTCCAATGTCGAGGTTGCCGGGTATGCAAGAAATGCTAGCGGCCTTTTCCAG GTtgtggtcagagggggcggtcATATTCTACCCTACGACCAACCGCTACGAACGTTCGACATGGTAGATAGGTTCATCACTGGACGTCCATTCCATCCCTAA
- the LOC139958349 gene encoding probable serine carboxypeptidase CPVL isoform X1 yields MKVVTPILLVLLFACVTVSARRGPLRHMFPKNMPKYVKEGEDPGKPLFLTPYIKEGKTQEAQNLSRVGSLDGTSVVSYAGFFTVNSTYNSNMYFWFVPAETNPSTAPILLWLQGGPGGSSLFGLFIENGPFSVTKDGKLKERQWAWTKKYSMIYIDNPVGTGFSFTDNDAGYANNEDDVAVNLYSALTQFFQVFPEYQKNDFYASGESYAGKYVPAIGAKIHEENPTAKLKINFRGVLIGDGLCDPLSMFPAYPELMYQTSQIDETQKKVAEQYVQEGVDHIKKGEWLMAFETFDNFINADKTPYPSFWQNATGSLDYYNYQRTQSPVEFNYYGPYLAKGAVRKAIHVGNLTYNDGAKVEEHLLEDVAQSVRDKVIILANNYKTLFYSGQLDVIVGTTLTESFLAGLEWKGQAEYQKAKRVVWKVSPSNVEVAGYARNASGLFQVVVRGGGHILPYDQPLRTFDMVDRFITGRPFHP; encoded by the exons ATGAAGGTTGTGACGCCAATTCTACTGGTGCTGCTCTTTGCCTGTGTCACTGTTTCTGCACGTAGGGGACCACTTAGACATATGTTTCCAAAGAATATGCCCAAATATGTGAAAGAGGGAGAAGACCCCGGCAAACCTCTTTTCTTGACTCCTTACATCAAAGAGGGGAAAACTCAAGAAG CTCAAAACCTGAGTCGAGTCGGTTCGTTAGATGGAACCTCCGTGGTCAGTTATGCAG GATTCTTCACTGTCAATTCCACCTACAACAGTAACATGTACTTCTGGTTTGTCCCAGCAGAA ACAAACCCGTCAACTGCACCCATCCTCTTGTGGCTGCAAGGTGGCCCGGGCGGCTCATCTCTCTTTGGACTCTTCATTGAAAATGGGCCTTTCTCTGTCACAAAAGATGGCAAAT TGAAAGAGAGACAGTGGGCTTGGACAAAGAAGTATTCCATGATATACATCGATAATCCT GTGGGCACAGGGTTCAGTTTTACAGACAACGACGCTGGGTATGCTAACAATGAAGATGATGTAGCGGTCAACCTCTACAG TGCCTTAACTCAGTTCTTCCAAGTGTTTCCTGAGTATCAGAAGAATGACTTCTATGCCTCAGGAGAG TCCTACGCTGGGAAATACGTCCCTGCCATCGGAGCCAAGATCCACGAGGAGAATCCCACGGCCAAGCTGAAGATTAATTTTAGAGGCGTTCTAATTGGGGATGGTCTTTGCGATCCATTATct ATGTTCCCAGCCTATCCCGAACTGATGTACCAGACGTCACAGATCGACGAGACTCAGAAGAAAGTAGCCGAACAGTACGTTCAGGAGGGAGTCGATCACATTAAAAAGGGAGAATGGTTGATGGCTTTTGAG ACATTCGATAACTTCATCAATGCCGACAAGACTCCATACCCATCATTTTGGCAGAATGCTACCGGTAGCTTGGACTATTATAATTATCAGAGGACACAG TCACCCGTTGAGTTCAACTACTACGGCCCCTATCTCGCAAAGGGCGCTGTGCGAAAGGCAATCCACGTCGGAAATCTGACATACAACGATGGGGCAAAAGTCGAGGAGCATCTACTAGAAGATGTAGCTCAGTCTGTACGAGATAAAGTTATTATCCTGGCTAATAATTACAAG ACGCTGTTCTACAGTGGTCAGTTGGACGTGATTGTAGGTACTACTCTGACGGAGTCATTCTTGGCTGGTTTAGAGTGGAAAGGCCAAGCAGAGTATCAAAAGGCCAAGAGGGTTGTGTGGAAGGTCAGTCCCTCCAATGTCGAGGTTGCCGGGTATGCAAGAAATGCTAGCGGCCTTTTCCAG GTtgtggtcagagggggcggtcATATTCTACCCTACGACCAACCGCTACGAACGTTCGACATGGTAGATAGGTTCATCACTGGACGTCCATTCCATCCCTAA